From the Candidatus Nanopelagicus hibericus genome, the window CCCGTGGTTGGGTAAAACTTGAACCACGCGCAGTAATTATTTTAGATTATGAAAGATTAGTTAAGCGCGGGCGTTAATTCTTTAATTGCACAATCAGTTCAATTTCAACTGGTGCATTCAGTGGCAATTCAGCAACCCCAACTGCAGTTCTTGCGTGTTTGCCATTTACATCTCCAAAAATCTTAATCAATAATTCACTAGCACCATTTACTACTCCTGGTATTGCCATGAAGCCGGGTGCGCAATTAACAAAACCGCCAATCCTGACCACTCTTTCAACTTGATCAAGATCTGTAACTAATGAAATTGCTGCAAGTGCGTTTAGCGCACAAATTTGGGCCAGCTCTTTCGCATCCTCTGCGCTGACATCACTGCCGACCTTGCCCTCTTTAACTAATTTGCCATCAATTACTGGAAGCTGTCCGGCCGTGAAAATGAGATTGCCACTTTTAACTGCCGGCACATATGCAGCAACTGGAGCTGCAGCAGTTGGAAGTGTTAGGCCAAGTGCGGAAAGCTTTTCTTTAGTACTCACGCAATCACTCTCTTCATATATGCAACTAATTGATCGCCACCACCAGGGGCAGGAACAACTTGCACTAAATCCCAACCTTCAGAGCCCCAGGTATCTAGGATCTGCTTTGTTGCATGAGTTAGTAATGGCACAGTCACATATTCATATTTCATTTAGTAATCCTTAACTTTTTATTGAGAAAGTGCTGCTTTAACCAATGATGAAACCACTCCACCATCAGCTTTGCCAGCAATCTTAGGTTGTAAAACTTTCATTACTAATCCCATGCCAGCAGGGCCTGCTGCATTTGTTTCAGCAATTGCATCTGCTATTAATTTCTTGATATCCGCCTCACTTAATTGCTCAGGTAGGTAGAGAGCAATAACTGCTGCCTCTTCTTTTTCCTTGTTGGCTAAATCATCACGCTT encodes:
- a CDS encoding RidA family protein: MSTKEKLSALGLTLPTAAAPVAAYVPAVKSGNLIFTAGQLPVIDGKLVKEGKVGSDVSAEDAKELAQICALNALAAISLVTDLDQVERVVRIGGFVNCAPGFMAIPGVVNGASELLIKIFGDVNGKHARTAVGVAELPLNAPVEIELIVQLKN
- a CDS encoding GatB/YqeY domain-containing protein → MGLKEKLQSDLTDAIRSQDAVKSGTIRMLLAAITNEEVAGKSAKVLIDAEVITVLSREAKKRREAVEAYTNAKRDDLANKEKEEAAVIALYLPEQLSEADIKKLIADAIAETNAAGPAGMGLVMKVLQPKIAGKADGGVVSSLVKAALSQ